One Ictalurus furcatus strain D&B chromosome 25, Billie_1.0, whole genome shotgun sequence DNA window includes the following coding sequences:
- the slc10a1 gene encoding hepatic sodium/bile acid cotransporter, whose translation MELAFNRTADVSHDVDRWSQKNFTDVTFSNRSVVSVNLDKAANFVSIFILCDTMVALGCTMEVSKIKAHIVKPKGVVVAILAQFGVMPLTAFTLAKVFQLRTSQAMAVLVCGCSPGGVLSNVLSFAFRGDMNLSIVMTTCSTLAALGMMPLLLFIYCHGFSNLGAIPYGSIILALFLTLLPCATGIYINYRIPQYSKLLTRVGLSIMLVSLIVFAVLVGILLGESILTVAAPRLVATAALMPLIGYGLGYVLSLFFRFDGPCQRTVAIETGCQNVPLCYTILKVAFEPEFIGPYFLFPFLYFFFQIPEAMVFIALFRWHTRQKFSAEPAVSNQDL comes from the exons TTTCACCGATGTCACCTTCTCGAACAGGTCCGTAGTTTCTGTGAATCTGGACAAGGCTGCTAACTTTGTTAGCATTTTCATCCTTTGTGACACTATGGTTGCCCTCGGCTGCACGATGGAGGTCTCCAAGATAAAAGCCCACATCGTGAAGCCCAAAGGGGTGGTGGTCGCCATACTGGCTCAGTTCGGGGTGATGCCCCTCACGGCCTTCACTCTGGCTAAAGTGTTCCAGCTTAGGACCAGTCAGGCCATGGCAGTGCTGGTTTGTGGCTGCTCTCCAGGAGGCGTGCTTTCCAATGTCCTGTCCTTTGCCTTCCGGGGGGACATGAATCTCAG CATCGTGATGACGACCTGCTCTACACTGGCAGCGCTGGGAATGATGCCCCTTCTGCTTTTCATTTACTGCCACGGCTTCTCCAACCTGGGTGCAATCCCCTACGGTAGCATCATCCTGGCCTTGTTCTTGACTTTGCTGCCCTGTGCTACTGGCATCTATATTAACTATCGCATACCACAGTACTCCAAACTTCTCACCAGG GTCGGGCTGAGTATAATGCTGGTCAGTCTGATCGTCTTCGCCGTTCTGGTCGGGATTTTACTAGGCGAGTCTATCCTGACGGTTGCAGCACCTCGACTCGTGGCCACAGCAGCACTGATGCCACTTATTGGATATGGACTCGGCTACGTGCTGTCACTCTTCTTCAGGTTTGACGGACC GTGTCAGAGGACTGTTGCTATAGAGACGGGTTGCCAGAACGTCCCTCTCTGCTACACGATCCTAAAAGTAGCCTTCGAGCCAGAGTTCATCGGCCCGTATTTCCTTTTCCCGtttctgtactttttcttcCAAATTCCGGAGGCGATGGTTTTTATCGCGCTCTTCCGGTGGCACACCAGGCAGAAGTTTTCAGCTGAACCGGCAGTGAGTAATCAGGACCTCTGA